GCTCCCTCACTCCTCAGTTTCCGATCTGCGACGACGCCTCAGGTGTTCTCGCTTCAGGGGGCGGAGGCGGCACCGGATGCGCAGGGTTATCTCATCCTGGAAGACAGCCAAGGCCTGCTGGTGACCAAGGGACTGGCGGTCCCGCCGGAGGGCCAGGTCTACCAGGTCTGGTTTATGGACGCCGCCGGGCGCCGTGTCAGCGGCGGGATCTTCCGCACCCAGCCCCGACCGTATGGGGTCTATACGGTCACCGTTCCCCTCCCGTTGACGGCCTATGCGCGTATCGGGGTGACCCTGGAGCCGGAAGGCGGCAGCCCCTCTCCCACCGGCCCCCAGGTCCTGCGCGGCGTCCTGCGTT
Above is a genomic segment from Thermoflexus hugenholtzii JAD2 containing:
- a CDS encoding anti-sigma factor, which produces MEHEILEEELAVYALGALPPEEAAAVAAHLAGCPECRERVRRYREAAAALAYAAPLRRPSPRLRARLLAGARRTSRRSERWLGLGIVLVIAILTLVLFAPSLLSFRSATTPQVFSLQGAEAAPDAQGYLILEDSQGLLVTKGLAVPPEGQVYQVWFMDAAGRRVSGGIFRTQPRPYGVYTVTVPLPLTAYARIGVTLEPEGGSPSPTGPQVLRGVLR